The Phoenix dactylifera cultivar Barhee BC4 chromosome 17, palm_55x_up_171113_PBpolish2nd_filt_p, whole genome shotgun sequence genome contains a region encoding:
- the LOC103721805 gene encoding trihelix transcription factor GTL1-like isoform X1 translates to MHQSRSPNSVPSLELVSFSSPNNEAQPQIVGISSTSHLQQQLIKAASPIKMMSPSVTTKNFEESDSTVAKIFPNKERALLLREESKKDPEIESRWTQQETLGLLKIRSEMDAGFQDVTLKGPLWEVVSRKLSELGYNRSAKKCKEKFENIQKYHKRAKEGRAGRQHGKSYCFSGQLEALHDITATSTTSTIDPVVAPTEINTVSNPATAIANTSLSRSNTTFSSGSDDSKVEGASRKGQKRKREKGSKTSKTMMTFFEELMRQVVERQDAMEQQFLEALENRERDRMVREQAWRRQEMVRLTREKELMAQERASIASREQAIITFLRKISGQEVPIPPLSTTTTTTTTPQPSSPQQQQQKQSSNDTELIIIPIAGHQEMLTGNTTMELMSSRWPKMEVHALIKLRTNLEPFYQEGLKGPLWEQIAMGMRRLGYNRSAKKCKEKWENINKYFKRVKESNKNRPQNSRTCPYFHQLDAFYRSKPLSQISRILQQPESSPNPNPTLQVSGSALVTMSPSQLQLAGGGTSNEGGHANNNNRNDESSEGDVGCSNTGKTSGKVQDAGKELADPSHQATGDDHDKLEEPKDENIDQEDDNKNGGQNEDEEHRRM, encoded by the exons ATGCATCAAAGTCGATCCCCAAATTCGGTGCCTTCTCTGGAGCTCGTATCGTTCTCTTCACCTAATAATGAAGCACAACCTCAAATAGTTGGAATATCCAGCACTAGCCATCTACAACAGCAATTGATCAAGGCAGCCTCGCCTATTAAAATGATGTCTCCTTCAGTTACTACCAAGAATTTTGAAGAATCCGATTCAACGGTTGCAAAAATATTTCCAAATAAAGAGAGGGCTCTCCTACTTAGGGAAGAAAGCAAGAAAGATCCTGAAATCGAAAGTCGATGGACACAACAGGAGACCCTAGGCCTGCTCAAGATCCGATCTGAGATGGATGCTGGATTCCAAGATGTCACCCTCAAGGGCCCTCTTTGGGAGGTTGTATCTAg GAAGCTATCAGAGTTAGGTTACAATCGGAGTGCTAAGAAATGTAAGGAGAAGTTTGAAAATATCCAAAAATACCACAAGCGAGCCAAAGAAGGGCGGGCTGGCAGGCAACATGGCAAGAGTTACTGTTTTTCTGGCCAACTTGAAGCCCTTCACGATATCACTGCCACCTCTACTACATCCACCATTGATCCTGTTGTTGCTCCAACTGAGATCAACACTGTATCTAACCCTGCCACTGCCATTGCCAATACTAGCCTTAGCCGCTCCAACACTACTTTTTCCTCTGGATCAGATGATAGCAAGGTTGAGGGCGCTAGTCGAAAAGGTCAGAAGCGGAAACGAGAGAAAGGATCAAAAACTAGTAAAACGATGATGACCTTCTTTGAAGAGTTGATGAGGCAGGTGGTGGAGCGACAAGATGCGATGGAGCAACAGTTTCTGGAGGCCTTGGAGAACCGGGAGCGAGATCGGATGGTAAGAGAGCAGGCATGGCGGAGACAGGAGATGGTAAGGCTCACTCGCGAGAAGGAGCTTATGGCCCAAGAACGTGCCTCCATTGCATCAAGGGAACAAGCCATCATCACCTTCCTTCGCAAGATCTCAGGCCAAGAAGTACCAATACCTCCCTTGtctaccaccaccaccaccaccacaacTCCGCAACCATCATCACCccaacagcagcagcagaagCAGTCAAGCAATGATACTGAGCTCATCATTATCCCTATTGCAGGGCACCAGGAAATGTTGACAGGGAACACAACAATGGAGTTGATGTCCTCAAGGTGGCCAAAGATGGAGGTGCATGCGCTGATCAAATTAAGAACTAACCTTGAGCCATTCTATCAGGAAGGTCTCAAGGGTCCGCTGTGGGAGCAGATAGCTATGGGAATGCGCCGGCTTGGCTATAACCGAAGCGCCAAGAAATGCAAGGAGAAGTGGGAGAACATCAACAAGTACTTCAAGAGGGTCAAGGAAAGCAACAAAAACAGGCCACAAAATTCAAGAACTTGCCCTTATTTCCACCAACTGGATGCCTTCTATCGTAGTAAACCTTTGAGTCAAATCAGTCGCATACTGCAACAACCAGAGTCCAGTCCTAATCCTAATCCCACTCTTCAAGTTAGTGGTAGTGCCCTCGTAACTATGTCACCATCACAGCTCCAGCTAGCAGGAGGAGGAACTAGTAATGAAGGTGGTCATGCCAATAATAACAATAGAAATGATGAAAGCTCTGAGGGTGATGTTGGATGTAGCAACACCGGCAAGACATCAGGGAAG GTGCAGGATGCTGGCAAGGAGCTAGCAGACCCATCCCATCAAGCTACGGGAGATGATCATGACAAACTGGAAGAGCCTAAGGATGAGAACATTGATCAAGAAGATGACAATAAAAATGGAGGTCAGAATGAAGATGAGGAGCACAGAAGGATGTAA
- the LOC103721805 gene encoding trihelix transcription factor GTL1-like isoform X2 — protein MHQSRSPNSVPSLELVSFSSPNNEAQPQIVGISSTSHLQQQLIKAASPIKMMSPSVTTKNFEESDSTVAKIFPNKERALLLREESKKDPEIESRWTQQETLGLLKIRSEMDAGFQDVTLKGPLWEVVSRKLSELGYNRSAKKCKEKFENIQKYHKRAKEGRAGRQHGKSYCFSGQLEALHDITATSTTSTIDPVVAPTEINTVSNPATAIANTSLSRSNTTFSSGSDDSKVEGASRKGQKRKREKGSKTSKTMMTFFEELMRQVVERQDAMEQQFLEALENRERDRMVREQAWRRQEMVRLTREKELMAQERASIASREQAIITFLRKISGQEVPIPPLSTTTTTTTTPQPSSPQQQQQKQSSNDTELIIIPIAGHQEMLTGNTTMELMSSRWPKMEVHALIKLRTNLEPFYQEGLKGPLWEQIAMGMRRLGYNRSAKKCKEKWENINKYFKRVKESNKNRPQNSRTCPYFHQLDAFYRSKPLSQISRILQQPESSPNPNPTLQVSGSALVTMSPSQLQLAGGGTSNEGGHANNNNRNDESSEGDVGCSNTGKTSGKDAGKELADPSHQATGDDHDKLEEPKDENIDQEDDNKNGGQNEDEEHRRM, from the exons ATGCATCAAAGTCGATCCCCAAATTCGGTGCCTTCTCTGGAGCTCGTATCGTTCTCTTCACCTAATAATGAAGCACAACCTCAAATAGTTGGAATATCCAGCACTAGCCATCTACAACAGCAATTGATCAAGGCAGCCTCGCCTATTAAAATGATGTCTCCTTCAGTTACTACCAAGAATTTTGAAGAATCCGATTCAACGGTTGCAAAAATATTTCCAAATAAAGAGAGGGCTCTCCTACTTAGGGAAGAAAGCAAGAAAGATCCTGAAATCGAAAGTCGATGGACACAACAGGAGACCCTAGGCCTGCTCAAGATCCGATCTGAGATGGATGCTGGATTCCAAGATGTCACCCTCAAGGGCCCTCTTTGGGAGGTTGTATCTAg GAAGCTATCAGAGTTAGGTTACAATCGGAGTGCTAAGAAATGTAAGGAGAAGTTTGAAAATATCCAAAAATACCACAAGCGAGCCAAAGAAGGGCGGGCTGGCAGGCAACATGGCAAGAGTTACTGTTTTTCTGGCCAACTTGAAGCCCTTCACGATATCACTGCCACCTCTACTACATCCACCATTGATCCTGTTGTTGCTCCAACTGAGATCAACACTGTATCTAACCCTGCCACTGCCATTGCCAATACTAGCCTTAGCCGCTCCAACACTACTTTTTCCTCTGGATCAGATGATAGCAAGGTTGAGGGCGCTAGTCGAAAAGGTCAGAAGCGGAAACGAGAGAAAGGATCAAAAACTAGTAAAACGATGATGACCTTCTTTGAAGAGTTGATGAGGCAGGTGGTGGAGCGACAAGATGCGATGGAGCAACAGTTTCTGGAGGCCTTGGAGAACCGGGAGCGAGATCGGATGGTAAGAGAGCAGGCATGGCGGAGACAGGAGATGGTAAGGCTCACTCGCGAGAAGGAGCTTATGGCCCAAGAACGTGCCTCCATTGCATCAAGGGAACAAGCCATCATCACCTTCCTTCGCAAGATCTCAGGCCAAGAAGTACCAATACCTCCCTTGtctaccaccaccaccaccaccacaacTCCGCAACCATCATCACCccaacagcagcagcagaagCAGTCAAGCAATGATACTGAGCTCATCATTATCCCTATTGCAGGGCACCAGGAAATGTTGACAGGGAACACAACAATGGAGTTGATGTCCTCAAGGTGGCCAAAGATGGAGGTGCATGCGCTGATCAAATTAAGAACTAACCTTGAGCCATTCTATCAGGAAGGTCTCAAGGGTCCGCTGTGGGAGCAGATAGCTATGGGAATGCGCCGGCTTGGCTATAACCGAAGCGCCAAGAAATGCAAGGAGAAGTGGGAGAACATCAACAAGTACTTCAAGAGGGTCAAGGAAAGCAACAAAAACAGGCCACAAAATTCAAGAACTTGCCCTTATTTCCACCAACTGGATGCCTTCTATCGTAGTAAACCTTTGAGTCAAATCAGTCGCATACTGCAACAACCAGAGTCCAGTCCTAATCCTAATCCCACTCTTCAAGTTAGTGGTAGTGCCCTCGTAACTATGTCACCATCACAGCTCCAGCTAGCAGGAGGAGGAACTAGTAATGAAGGTGGTCATGCCAATAATAACAATAGAAATGATGAAAGCTCTGAGGGTGATGTTGGATGTAGCAACACCGGCAAGACATCAGGGAAG GATGCTGGCAAGGAGCTAGCAGACCCATCCCATCAAGCTACGGGAGATGATCATGACAAACTGGAAGAGCCTAAGGATGAGAACATTGATCAAGAAGATGACAATAAAAATGGAGGTCAGAATGAAGATGAGGAGCACAGAAGGATGTAA